The genome window AGAAGAAGTATCTAATCAGGTTAAAAAATATTTCTTTCCTGATCACTTATGATTCATTTATAGTTTGTTCAATCCCCTTTAGCAAGAAATCATGGGATTCCTATATCAAATAAAATTAGATTGCCTGATTTGTCGACCCTGTAAATAAAACTGTGTAACTGCCTAATTCTGAATAGCCCAAAAAGGGCAATAGGAGTTAGGATGAATAGTATCATGATAGACAAAGATCGTTTGGATGAGTTAGCCACAGAATTGGCTAAAGGGGTTAAGACCGAGGCAGACTTGGCTGATCCTCTTGGCCAGCTGATGAAGCTGACAATTGAAAAAGCTCTAAATGCTGAAATGGATAATCATCTTGGTTATGAAAAGCATTCTCGGAAAGGGCACAACAAAAAAAATAGCCGTAATGGCTACAATTCAAAGAAAGTAAAAACTGATTCAGGGGAACTTGAAATAGAAACACCTCGGGATAGAGACTCAGAGTTTGAACCTCAAATGGTTAAGAAAGGTCAAAGAAGACTTCTAGGTTTTGATCAGAAGATTCTCACCCTTTACGCCAAAGGCCAGACAACCAGAGATATCGCTGAGACACTTAAAGATTTATATGGTGTAGATGTCTCTCATACCCTTATTTCTCAGGTAACAGATTCTGTTCTTGAAGAAGTGGAACAGTGGCAGAACCGCCCCTTGGACAGCTTATATCCCATCATTTATCTGGATTGCATCGTAGTCAAAGTACATCAGGACAAACGGGTCATCAAAAAGGCTGTTTACCTGGCTCTAGGGATCACTACTGAAGGTATAAAGGAATTATTGGGGCTCTGGATCTCTGAGAACGAAGGAGCCAAATTCTGGCTTTCTGTGCTGACAGAGCTCCAGAACCGGGGTGTTCAGGATATCTTTATAGCGTGTGTCGATGGACTAACTGGATTTCCTGAAGCTATCAATACCGTCTATCCTAAAACAAAGATTCAGCTCTGTATTGTACATATGGTCAGGAACTCCTTGAAATATGTTTCATACAAGGATCGAAAGGAAGCTGCTAGAGATTTGAAGGCAATCTACTCATCAATCACTCTGGATGAAGCAGAAAGAGAGCTTAATAATTTTGCTGAAAAGTGGGATAGCCAGTATGGCTCTATTAGTAAAATGTGGAAAAGACATTGGGAAAATCTGATAGCAATTTATGATTACCCAGATGAAATCCGGAAAATCATCTATACCACTAATGCAATAGAATCTTTGAACAGTGTCATTCGAAAAGCGATCAAGAATCGGAAGATCTTTCCCAATGACAAATCTGCATTTAAGATCGTATACTTGGCTATACAGCAGGCCTCCAAAAAATGGACTATGCCACTAAGAGCATGGAAACCTGCCATGAATCGATTTCAGTTGGAATATGGAGATCGATTTACAGATGAATAAGTTAGGCATTTACACAGGAAACTTTACAGGCTCGATTTGTCCCGGCCTCTGATTCTAAAGGCCGGAATTCTTCCCTCACTCTGCCATCATCAGATCAAGGGTATGATACACGGCTCTTTTAAATCCTGTTCTACTTTCTTCGTTCAAAGAGAATCTGATCCTTATGGGAAAATAGACATCTGTCATTCCTGTAGACTTCACGATTTGACTCGTATTGAGCGTTGTAAACCCTGATTGATTCAAATAATCCTGAATGATTTCAATGGGCTCACCGCTCCATCCATAAGAACCGAAGGCCACAGCGTATTTTCCTTCGAGATCGATTGTCTCCAGCTTCTTCAACACAGATTCCATATTCCCGATCATATCGGCATATCGTGTCGACGTCCCAAAGAAGACAATATCAGCTTTATTGATTTCAGAAACAACAGCATCAAGTTCTGTACGATTCACATCTATCACATTCATCTCAATGCCATTAGCCTCGTAAAGTTCTTTTATTTCACTGGCAATTTCGCGTGTATTCCCCGTCATTGACGAATATAAAACCAGACCCTTCCGGGATGTTTCTACATTGCGGCTCATATCATCATAGATCTGTATAAATTTTTGTACATCTTCTCTAAGTAAATATCCATGGGAAGGTGCGATGAGAGCAATATCCAGTCCTTTAATCTTTTCAATCATTTCCCTTACATACATCCGGTGAGGATGCATTATCAGGGTATAATACGTCTTAAAATCCTCAAGGATGTCATTTGATTCTTTGTCGTTAAAGTAATGTTCATTGGCAACATGGGTAGAGAAAATGTCACAAGAAAAAAGAGTTTTGTCTTCTACACAATAGGTCACCATCGTTTCTTCCGTGTGCAGATAGGGTGTTTCGATAAAAGACAGAGTTTTTCCACCAATATCCAGGGTATCACCAGTCTTAACAACCAGAAAGGTTCTGTCATGGAGTTTATACATCTCTTTCAGTTCATACACAGCGGCCTGTGTGCAGACAATAACAGCATTGACGGCCTTAGCGGCCAGAGTTCTCAATCCCCCCGAATGATCTGGTTCGGTATGGTTGATCACAATATACTGGATTTCCTCAAGATTGATCTCTTTTTCCAAATTATCCCGAAATTCTTTACCAAATGAGATATCCACTGTATCAATAATTGTCGGCTTCTCTGATTTAATCAGATAACTGTTGTATGTCGTCCCCTTAGTCAGAATAAGTCTATGAAAGGGAACATCACGGTTATCAACCTTACCTACCCAAAAAGTATTGTCATGAATTTGAATACTCATCTCTACCTCCAAAATATTTCATAATCTGATTTGAGGATAATCAAGAATAGAGATTCAAAATGTGATTTGGAGCACAGTTTTAGAATTTTTTAAAGAAAATTCATCAATTCATCCATTTCAAGAATGATAATCGTTTTATTTCCTTTGGTCTGAAGTATGCCTAAGTGCTCAAACTGACTCAGCTTGCGGCTCATGGTTTCTCTGGTGACCCCGGCATAACTGGCCATTTCTTCTCTGTTGATGGGAATATTCACATGTATTTGATTGTTCTTTGTAATCCCATACTTTTCGGATAATTCAAGAAGAACATAGGCCACTTTGGAATTCGTATCATTGGTCGACAGATTTTGAACCAGATTCTCCGTCTGAATTAATCTTCTGGAAATTTCTGTCATAATTTTTCGATTGATATCAGGATGTTCTCTCAAAAGCCCATCCATATCGGATTTAGAAAGAGTGCAGATTTTTACTTCTGAAATGGCAATAGCCGAAAAGTTATATGGTTCATCTTCACTGAATAAGTAAAATTCACCAAAAAAAGATCCATTTGAAAGAATCCTCAGAATCTGTTCTTTCCCATCTTTATTAAATTTTGACAGTTTAACCTTACCATCATTGACAATATATAACCTGGATGAAATATCTCCTTCATGACAGAGGTATTCCCCTTTTGAATAGCTTTTATGTCCAGTCAAGCTCACAATTTTTTGTATATCCTTATCAAGAAGTGAAGAAAAAATTGAGACTTTTTTAGCACAAAGATTATTATGACAGGTTCTGCAAAGACCTGTTTCACCTTGGTCGACGTTCATTATCCCCAATATAGAAGGTGCCTGTTCTTAAGTCAAATGATTGTCCCTGCAATACGACTTAAGAAAGTCCTTTAATTCCCGAATATGCATCAATTATACTTTAATACTGTATTGAAAAACCGGCTGACCCTCTCGTCAGAGTTCTGAACAAAGAGCTCTTCAGGTGTCCCCTGCCCTATCAATCCGCCATCTCCCACAAAGAGGATATAGTCAGCAGCCTGTCTGGCAAAACCCATTTCATGAGTCACAAGGATCAGACGCATTCCTTCACTCCGAAGCTCTCCGATCAAATCAAGAACCTCAGAGGTAAATTCAGGGTCCAAAGCAGAAGTCGGTTCATCCAGCAAAAGGAATTCAGGACCAATGGCCACGGCTCTGCAGATGGCGATTCTCTGTTTCTGACCTCCCGAGAGTTGTGCAGGCTTTTTAAACGCCTGGTCCGCTAGATTAAACCTTTCCAAAAGCACTAAAGCCTCATCCTGGGCCTGCTTTTCCTTGTATCCATGCACTTTCACAAGGGGGAGTGTAATATTCTCCAAGGCTGTGAGATGTGGGAAAAGGTTGTAGGATTGAAATACCATGCCAATCCTTTTTCTATACTCACGCAAACTTTCTTCACTCTTAAATTCGATAAGCCGGTCATTGATGAGTATATTTCCACCATCGGGCTGTTCGAGTCCTGCGATCAAACGCAGAAGCGTAGTTTTCCCTCCGCCTGAGGGACCTATCAATACAAGAGAGCGTACATCTCCCAGGGTGAGAGATATTTTATCCAGGACCTTCAATTCACCATAGTGTTTACTTAATTGATCAAGCTCAAGTTTCATAGCTGAATATCCTTTCCAGATAGCGTGTGAGACCTGAAATCGGCAAGGTCACAAGAAGATACCCTATAGCCAAAGGCAGATAGGCTTCCATTGTAGAGAAAGTATTGGCATTCATTTCCCGGGCAGCCATCGTAAACTCTTTAATAGCAATCACGGATAAAAGGGATGAGTCTTTGATCAGGGATGCCAACTGTCCAGCCAGTGAGGGTAAAATCCTTGTTATCACCTGTGGAAAGATCACATACCGGTATGTTTGGTAGCTTGAAAAACCCAAAGATCGAGCCGACTCTTTCTGGCTTTCTGCGATACTCTCCACTCCCCCCCGGATAATCTCCGCAATGTAGGCCCCGGAAAATACAGCCATGATCAGTACACCCACAACAAAGCGGTTATTGATCCCTGCCGCATTAGCAATGACATAAAAGAATATAAGGATCTGTACCAATAGGGGTGTACCCCGTACCAGTTCAATATAGAAGAGAGAGAAATAACGGAATGGGAGCAAACGGCTCTTCTGACCCAGTCCAAAGAGTATTCCCAAGAACAGACTAAGCACGAGGGCAAACAGCGAGATGAGGAGAGTCATCCCGTAGCCTTTAAGAAAATTCATCCGGTAGTTGTAAATTGTATTCCATGCGAAACGGTATCCAAGACGGCTAAAGCCGAACCAGAACACAGCAGACAGAATCAGGGCGACCAGAAGCCAGCTGAAAAAATGGGCAAACCGGTTATCCTGGCCTTCCCTATCTGTAATAAGATTCATTGAATGCCTCAGAAACTAAAGAGCGAAGAAAGAAGGGACACCTGCATCATCAAAAATCTGTTTGATTTCTGTCAAATACTTTTTCTCAAGGGCCTCAAATCCACCTTTTTGGCGGTAATCAAGAATGAAAGCATCCACTTCAGCCTTTAGACTATTATCTTTTTTCATAGCAACGCCCCATCCTCCGCTTGTTCCGGGAAGGTTCTCCAAATTAACCCAGGTTGACTCTGGAAATTTTTTCTGAAGCTCAAAAGTTGTAAGAGCATCATAGATAAATGCATCGACTTTCCCTTGAGAAACTTCAAGAGAACAGGCAGCTACTTCATCAAAGATTCTGATGCTTTCTTCTGGAAGATTTTCTTGTGCCCACAGAGCACCGATAGTTCCGGATTTTACTGCAGTGGTGACACCTTCCTTAGACAGATCAGCATAAGAAGTCACACTGGAATCTTTATTAATCAATAACGTCAGCCCTGAAGCCGCATAGGGAATGGAAAAATCCACAACTTCTTTTCTTTCATCAGTAATAGTCATGGATGAAATGACAAGATCTGCCTTTCCTGACTGAAGAGAGGGAATCAAACCTGTCCATGAGGTATTTTCAATTTTTACCGGTCGATCAAGGTACTCCCCAAGGGCATAAGCCATTTCGACACTGATTCCTGAAGGAGTTCCGTCGGCTTCGGCCATTTCAAAGGGAGGAAACTGAAGTTCCATGGCCACAACGAGGGTCTTATCCTCTTTTTTAGAACAGGAAGAAACCATAAATATCATTAAGAAGAGCAATACAGACAGGATATATCCTGTTTTCTTTTTCATACGAATTAGTCCTTATTTTTTTCTTTAATGATTCAATTAACGAATATTTCTATTCGATTTGCAAGGATACAGAGCAAATACATACTGTAAAATTGAATTGATCACCACAAAATCTTATTGTTCCCAAAAGATTCCACGGCTTGTAAACAAAAAGACGATTTGAGCCCCAACCGTAAAATTGAGATATGAATACTTTACAGGATGTTCCTTTCCCCTTCAATGGCATTCAAGTAGAAATCAAAATTCTTAAATGTTGAATTCACCCCTCATTCCAAAAAAGACTGCTGTCTCCATAGCGTCTATACTGTCCTGCTTCTTCCAGATCCTCCTGTTGAATCTGCTCGTGTTCAGCTAAATCCGCTATTGTTCTAGCTACCTTTAAAACAGA of Oceanispirochaeta crateris contains these proteins:
- a CDS encoding IS256 family transposase yields the protein MDKDRLDELATELAKGVKTEADLADPLGQLMKLTIEKALNAEMDNHLGYEKHSRKGHNKKNSRNGYNSKKVKTDSGELEIETPRDRDSEFEPQMVKKGQRRLLGFDQKILTLYAKGQTTRDIAETLKDLYGVDVSHTLISQVTDSVLEEVEQWQNRPLDSLYPIIYLDCIVVKVHQDKRVIKKAVYLALGITTEGIKELLGLWISENEGAKFWLSVLTELQNRGVQDIFIACVDGLTGFPEAINTVYPKTKIQLCIVHMVRNSLKYVSYKDRKEAARDLKAIYSSITLDEAERELNNFAEKWDSQYGSISKMWKRHWENLIAIYDYPDEIRKIIYTTNAIESLNSVIRKAIKNRKIFPNDKSAFKIVYLAIQQASKKWTMPLRAWKPAMNRFQLEYGDRFTDE
- a CDS encoding FprA family A-type flavoprotein, translating into MSIQIHDNTFWVGKVDNRDVPFHRLILTKGTTYNSYLIKSEKPTIIDTVDISFGKEFRDNLEKEINLEEIQYIVINHTEPDHSGGLRTLAAKAVNAVIVCTQAAVYELKEMYKLHDRTFLVVKTGDTLDIGGKTLSFIETPYLHTEETMVTYCVEDKTLFSCDIFSTHVANEHYFNDKESNDILEDFKTYYTLIMHPHRMYVREMIEKIKGLDIALIAPSHGYLLREDVQKFIQIYDDMSRNVETSRKGLVLYSSMTGNTREIASEIKELYEANGIEMNVIDVNRTELDAVVSEINKADIVFFGTSTRYADMIGNMESVLKKLETIDLEGKYAVAFGSYGWSGEPIEIIQDYLNQSGFTTLNTSQIVKSTGMTDVYFPIRIRFSLNEESRTGFKRAVYHTLDLMMAE
- a CDS encoding Crp/Fnr family transcriptional regulator, whose amino-acid sequence is MNVDQGETGLCRTCHNNLCAKKVSIFSSLLDKDIQKIVSLTGHKSYSKGEYLCHEGDISSRLYIVNDGKVKLSKFNKDGKEQILRILSNGSFFGEFYLFSEDEPYNFSAIAISEVKICTLSKSDMDGLLREHPDINRKIMTEISRRLIQTENLVQNLSTNDTNSKVAYVLLELSEKYGITKNNQIHVNIPINREEMASYAGVTRETMSRKLSQFEHLGILQTKGNKTIIILEMDELMNFL
- a CDS encoding amino acid ABC transporter ATP-binding protein; the protein is MKLELDQLSKHYGELKVLDKISLTLGDVRSLVLIGPSGGGKTTLLRLIAGLEQPDGGNILINDRLIEFKSEESLREYRKRIGMVFQSYNLFPHLTALENITLPLVKVHGYKEKQAQDEALVLLERFNLADQAFKKPAQLSGGQKQRIAICRAVAIGPEFLLLDEPTSALDPEFTSEVLDLIGELRSEGMRLILVTHEMGFARQAADYILFVGDGGLIGQGTPEELFVQNSDERVSRFFNTVLKYN
- a CDS encoding amino acid ABC transporter permease; this translates as MNLITDREGQDNRFAHFFSWLLVALILSAVFWFGFSRLGYRFAWNTIYNYRMNFLKGYGMTLLISLFALVLSLFLGILFGLGQKSRLLPFRYFSLFYIELVRGTPLLVQILIFFYVIANAAGINNRFVVGVLIMAVFSGAYIAEIIRGGVESIAESQKESARSLGFSSYQTYRYVIFPQVITRILPSLAGQLASLIKDSSLLSVIAIKEFTMAAREMNANTFSTMEAYLPLAIGYLLVTLPISGLTRYLERIFSYET
- a CDS encoding transporter substrate-binding domain-containing protein, which gives rise to MKKKTGYILSVLLFLMIFMVSSCSKKEDKTLVVAMELQFPPFEMAEADGTPSGISVEMAYALGEYLDRPVKIENTSWTGLIPSLQSGKADLVISSMTITDERKEVVDFSIPYAASGLTLLINKDSSVTSYADLSKEGVTTAVKSGTIGALWAQENLPEESIRIFDEVAACSLEVSQGKVDAFIYDALTTFELQKKFPESTWVNLENLPGTSGGWGVAMKKDNSLKAEVDAFILDYRQKGGFEALEKKYLTEIKQIFDDAGVPSFFAL